One Bradyrhizobium sp. CCGB12 genomic window carries:
- a CDS encoding ABC transporter permease, whose amino-acid sequence MARYVVNRLVQAIMLLVIVSAIGFAILHLAPGGPLSQFAASAQMTQEDLDRVTRQLGLDRPLPVQYLDWFGRMVRGDWGRSYRDGEAVLSVISSHLGATLELMATATIIAVLLGCWIGVLGALRRYSLFDTLATVGAMIALSIPTFWFGLVTIYVFSVKLGWLPAGNRQTVGDGSFLDLLHHLIAPALVLALVETAMWGRFMRSSMLEVINQDYIRTARAKGMPEWRILSVHALRNALLPMITVAGLQFPTLLGGALVAETVFTWPGMGRLFLDSIGYRDYPVVMGILMFSATMVLIGSLLADILYAVVDPRIRVG is encoded by the coding sequence ATGGCCCGTTACGTCGTCAACCGCCTGGTGCAGGCGATCATGCTGCTGGTGATCGTCTCGGCGATCGGCTTTGCCATCCTGCATTTGGCACCCGGCGGTCCGCTCTCGCAATTCGCGGCCTCCGCGCAGATGACGCAGGAGGATCTCGATCGCGTCACCAGGCAGCTCGGGCTCGATCGTCCGCTGCCGGTCCAATATCTCGACTGGTTCGGCCGCATGGTGCGCGGCGATTGGGGGCGCTCCTATCGCGACGGCGAGGCCGTGCTTTCCGTGATCTCCTCGCATCTCGGCGCCACCCTGGAGCTGATGGCGACGGCGACCATCATCGCGGTGCTGCTCGGCTGCTGGATCGGCGTGTTGGGAGCGCTACGCCGCTATTCTCTGTTCGACACGTTGGCAACCGTCGGCGCCATGATCGCGTTGTCGATCCCGACCTTCTGGTTCGGCCTCGTCACCATCTACGTCTTTTCGGTGAAGCTCGGCTGGCTCCCCGCGGGCAATCGTCAGACCGTCGGCGATGGCTCCTTCCTCGACCTGCTGCATCACCTGATCGCGCCGGCGCTGGTGCTGGCGCTGGTCGAGACCGCGATGTGGGGCCGCTTCATGCGTTCCTCCATGCTCGAAGTCATCAACCAGGATTACATCCGCACGGCGCGCGCCAAGGGCATGCCGGAATGGCGCATTCTCTCCGTGCATGCGCTTCGCAACGCGCTGCTGCCGATGATCACGGTGGCGGGCCTGCAGTTTCCGACGCTGCTCGGCGGCGCGCTGGTGGCCGAGACCGTGTTCACCTGGCCCGGTATGGGACGCCTGTTCCTCGATTCCATCGGTTATCGCGACTATCCCGTGGTGATGGGCATCCTGATGTTCTCGGCGACGATGGTGCTGATCGGCTCGCTGCTCGCCGACATCCTCTATGCCGTCGTCGATCCGCGCATCCGGGTGGGCTAG
- a CDS encoding ABC transporter permease — protein MTAAALSTAQLAPGQAAWRRFRRHRLALAGAVIILVLVLGSAFGPYLLPFDDTYIDIMKRFAPPLSGAHILGTDELGRDVLARLMMGGRVSLSIGIVAMVIAMAVGIVVGAFAGFYGGLVGAVLMRLVDAVLCFPTIFLLLALAALTEPGLVTTTVLIAATAWMSVARVVEAQVRSLREREFAVAALAFGSSNLRIMFRELVPNAIAPIVVAATLNVAKAILLESYVSYLGYGIQPPAASWGNMLNNAQIYLTSAPWLAIVPGVAITLAVTSFNFLGDGLRDALDPRMNIP, from the coding sequence ATGACGGCTGCAGCCCTCTCCACCGCTCAGCTCGCGCCCGGCCAGGCGGCGTGGCGGCGCTTCCGCCGTCATCGGCTCGCGCTTGCCGGCGCCGTGATCATTCTGGTGCTCGTTCTCGGCTCGGCGTTTGGTCCTTATCTGCTGCCGTTCGACGACACCTATATCGACATCATGAAGCGGTTCGCTCCGCCGCTGTCGGGCGCACACATCCTCGGCACCGACGAGCTTGGCCGCGACGTGCTGGCGCGCCTGATGATGGGCGGCCGCGTGTCACTCTCGATCGGCATCGTCGCGATGGTGATCGCGATGGCGGTCGGAATCGTCGTCGGCGCCTTCGCCGGTTTCTATGGCGGCCTGGTCGGCGCGGTTCTGATGCGTCTCGTCGACGCCGTGCTGTGCTTTCCGACGATCTTCCTGCTGCTGGCGCTGGCGGCGCTCACCGAGCCCGGCCTCGTCACCACCACCGTGCTGATCGCAGCGACGGCGTGGATGAGCGTCGCCCGCGTCGTCGAGGCCCAGGTCCGCTCGCTGCGGGAGCGCGAGTTCGCGGTCGCCGCGCTCGCCTTCGGCTCGTCGAACCTGCGGATCATGTTCCGCGAGCTCGTGCCCAACGCCATCGCGCCGATCGTGGTGGCGGCGACGCTGAATGTCGCCAAGGCGATCCTGCTGGAATCCTATGTCAGCTATCTCGGTTACGGCATCCAGCCGCCGGCCGCGAGCTGGGGCAACATGCTCAATAACGCACAGATCTATCTCACCAGCGCACCGTGGCTCGCGATCGTGCCGGGCGTCGCCATCACGCTGGCGGTGACGAGCTTCAACTTCCTCGGCGACGGCCTGCGCGATGCGCTCGATCCGCGAATGAATATCCCATGA
- a CDS encoding FAD-binding oxidoreductase, protein MSPPLNRINSDERLPAQADVVVIGGGVIGVSAAYHLAKKGLSVVLVEKGHVGGEQSSRNWGWCRQQGRAREEIPLAREALRLWEDMQNDAGVDAGFRRTGVLFLTKSKDELAGWERWAAIAREQQVHSTILTPAEIAERMPANTDKWVGGLHTPSDGRAEPSMAVPALATAARKHGVIIHQGCAARGLETQGGKVSAVVTEKGTIRTQAVLLSGGAWSSLFCRRHGIELPIGLVNATACRTTPGPEITSGALGTDFYCIRRRLDGGFTLALRNRGTVELSPDLFRYARTFWPTYQHRKNGLKLSFGKSFFDQIMRGTSWSLDKPSPFEAERVRDPAPDMSLVNAALASLIQSNPELKDIEIAEAWGGTIDCTPDTIPVISPVDALPGFFLATGFSGHGFGIGPAAGKLAADIVTGSTPLVDPVAYSHKRMIDGRRLAPVSPF, encoded by the coding sequence ATGTCCCCGCCGCTCAACCGTATAAACAGCGATGAACGTCTGCCGGCCCAGGCGGACGTCGTCGTCATCGGCGGCGGCGTCATCGGCGTCTCCGCCGCTTATCATCTGGCGAAGAAGGGTCTCTCGGTTGTCTTGGTCGAGAAGGGCCATGTCGGCGGCGAGCAATCGAGCCGCAATTGGGGCTGGTGCCGCCAGCAGGGCCGCGCGCGCGAGGAGATCCCGCTTGCCCGCGAGGCGCTGCGGCTGTGGGAGGACATGCAGAACGACGCCGGCGTCGATGCCGGCTTCCGCCGCACCGGCGTGCTGTTCCTGACCAAGAGCAAGGACGAACTCGCCGGCTGGGAGCGCTGGGCGGCGATCGCGCGCGAGCAGCAGGTCCACTCCACGATCCTGACGCCAGCCGAGATCGCCGAACGCATGCCGGCTAATACCGACAAATGGGTCGGCGGCTTGCACACGCCGAGCGATGGGCGCGCCGAGCCGTCGATGGCCGTGCCGGCGCTCGCCACCGCTGCGAGAAAGCACGGCGTCATCATCCATCAGGGCTGCGCCGCGCGTGGACTGGAGACGCAAGGCGGCAAGGTCAGCGCCGTCGTCACCGAAAAGGGCACCATCCGCACTCAGGCGGTGCTGCTGTCGGGCGGCGCATGGTCGTCGCTGTTCTGCCGCCGTCACGGCATCGAGCTGCCGATCGGCCTCGTCAACGCGACGGCCTGCCGGACTACGCCAGGACCGGAGATCACCTCGGGCGCGCTCGGCACCGACTTCTACTGCATCCGCCGCCGTCTCGATGGAGGCTTCACGCTGGCGCTGCGCAACCGCGGCACGGTCGAGCTGTCGCCCGACCTGTTCCGCTACGCCCGCACCTTCTGGCCGACCTATCAGCATCGCAAGAACGGGCTGAAGCTCTCGTTCGGCAAGTCATTCTTCGACCAGATCATGCGCGGCACCAGCTGGAGCCTCGACAAGCCGTCGCCGTTCGAGGCCGAGCGCGTGCGCGATCCGGCGCCCGACATGTCGCTGGTCAATGCGGCGCTGGCGTCGCTGATCCAGTCGAACCCGGAACTGAAGGACATCGAGATCGCGGAAGCCTGGGGCGGCACGATCGACTGCACGCCTGATACGATCCCCGTGATCTCGCCGGTCGATGCGCTGCCCGGCTTCTTCCTCGCCACCGGCTTCTCCGGTCACGGCTTCGGCATTGGCCCTGCGGCCGGCAAGCTCGCCGCCGACATCGTCACGGGATCGACGCCGCTGGTCGACCCGGTCGCCTATAGCCACAAGCGAATGATCGACGGCCGGCGCCTCGCGCCGGTCAGCCCGTTCTGA
- a CDS encoding glyoxylate/hydroxypyruvate reductase A — protein MTVLYKANMVRGAEWARFFAERAPDVPFRLWPDVGDPAEVRYLVAWVPPDDIAATFPNLELVFSVGAGVDQFDVTKLPAHLPLVRMLEPGIAETMVEYVTMAVLALHRDLLDFISQQKKQVWHEIRITPAKRRRVGVMGLGQLGQAALDRLRAFGFPLLGWNRSPREIEGVTCYAGAGSLPDFLSQTDILVCLLPLTDETRGILNADLFARLPRGAGLVNVGRGPHLVEADILVALDSGVLSGAVLDVTDPEPPPAGHPFWSHPRILLTPHNASMTTPDTAVDFVLDVIDRHRRGDELPGRVDRTRGY, from the coding sequence ATGACGGTTCTCTACAAGGCCAACATGGTTCGCGGCGCCGAGTGGGCGCGCTTCTTCGCGGAGCGCGCGCCCGACGTGCCGTTCCGGCTCTGGCCTGATGTCGGCGATCCCGCCGAGGTGCGCTATCTGGTGGCGTGGGTCCCGCCGGATGATATCGCCGCGACGTTCCCGAATCTCGAACTGGTCTTCTCCGTCGGTGCCGGCGTCGACCAGTTCGACGTCACGAAGCTTCCGGCGCACCTTCCGCTCGTCCGCATGCTGGAGCCCGGCATCGCCGAGACCATGGTCGAATACGTCACCATGGCCGTGCTCGCCCTGCATCGCGATCTCCTAGACTTCATCAGCCAGCAGAAGAAGCAGGTTTGGCACGAAATCCGGATCACGCCGGCGAAGCGGCGGCGTGTCGGCGTGATGGGGCTCGGCCAGCTCGGCCAGGCCGCGCTCGATCGGCTCCGGGCGTTCGGCTTTCCGCTTCTCGGCTGGAACCGCTCGCCGCGCGAGATCGAAGGCGTGACCTGCTATGCGGGCGCGGGCTCGCTGCCGGATTTCCTGTCGCAGACCGACATTCTGGTCTGCCTGCTGCCGCTGACCGACGAGACTCGCGGCATCCTCAACGCGGACCTGTTCGCGCGGCTGCCGCGCGGTGCTGGGCTCGTCAATGTCGGGCGTGGCCCGCATCTCGTCGAAGCGGATATTCTCGTTGCGCTCGACAGCGGCGTGTTGTCGGGCGCCGTCCTCGATGTCACCGATCCCGAGCCGCCGCCCGCAGGCCACCCGTTCTGGAGCCATCCGCGCATCCTGCTGACGCCGCACAATGCCAGCATGACCACACCGGATACGGCCGTCGATTTCGTGCTCGACGTGATCGATCGACA